The following proteins come from a genomic window of bacterium:
- a CDS encoding EamA family transporter, translated as MKAVYLALLAALVWGVCPILEKAGLKNIPVYEGVFIRALSVFLAGMVMFLAKPSMFRTFTVPNVRAIVYIMLGGFFASIVGQMIYYKALSAGEASKIVPIAGSFPLVTFILGVIIFGEAITVTKIIGVILVVSGICLLK; from the coding sequence ATGAAGGCTGTATATTTGGCTTTACTGGCGGCGCTTGTCTGGGGTGTCTGCCCTATACTGGAAAAAGCCGGATTAAAGAATATACCCGTATACGAAGGTGTGTTCATAAGGGCATTATCGGTTTTTCTTGCCGGTATGGTTATGTTCCTGGCTAAACCTTCCATGTTCAGGACTTTTACGGTGCCCAATGTCAGGGCTATAGTCTATATTATGCTCGGCGGATTTTTTGCGAGTATAGTGGGTCAGATGATATATTATAAGGCTCTCAGCGCCGGGGAAGCTTCCAAAATCGTTCCCATCGCGGGTTCCTTCCCGCTGGTAACGTTTATTCTGGGAGTGATTATATTCGGCGAAGCGATTACCGTCACAAAAATAATCGGTGTCATACTGGTTGTCAGCGGTATTTGCCTTTTAAAGTGA
- a CDS encoding PilZ domain-containing protein: protein MENISTQQVVFLAGIVLFAVSAVLLIAFFLKPAKQGETIIKISKNASKERRRYVRIPVGTSIKYKIVDRQEYPLFCSLYCVKKEGERIVSAGDGTKKGYTANISASGVLFKVKEKLSAGMFLHLTIETSNKEYSLELNGKIIRVDKHPDLGFYEIAVAFLKPTEEEESKLAEFVSEHFF from the coding sequence ATGGAAAACATCAGCACTCAACAGGTAGTGTTCCTGGCAGGCATTGTGTTATTCGCTGTTTCAGCGGTATTGTTGATTGCTTTTTTTCTTAAGCCCGCAAAGCAGGGTGAAACTATCATAAAAATATCTAAAAACGCTTCAAAAGAAAGAAGAAGATATGTCCGTATTCCGGTCGGAACTTCAATAAAATATAAAATTGTAGACCGGCAGGAATACCCTCTTTTCTGCAGCCTGTATTGTGTAAAAAAAGAGGGCGAAAGGATAGTTTCCGCGGGTGACGGCACAAAGAAAGGATATACCGCCAATATCAGCGCTTCGGGGGTCCTTTTTAAAGTGAAGGAAAAACTTTCGGCGGGTATGTTTCTTCACCTGACGATTGAAACAAGCAATAAAGAGTATTCGCTTGAACTTAACGGTAAAATCATCAGGGTGGATAAACATCCCGACCTCGGATTTTATGAGATAGCCGTCGCGTTTTTAAAACCCACAGAGGAAGAAGAATCCAAACTGGCTGAATTTGTTTCCGAACATTTCTTCTAA
- a CDS encoding methyltransferase domain-containing protein — translation MALASLQKSRAKAFHSLLGNKRNAKGVTVAAEDENSIVMQAYLTELVNNIIKQEKLLDYYIERVSGRKKSMLGKGLLTALRFGFYFLLFDSEMPEYAAVNESVMLLKGKKEKGFLNAVLRKYIRDKSKYELPRSGSIKDIAVRFSHPEWFVKFAVGKFGPEKAISVFQANNSVPPVWLRLNLLKSDRESLERLLKSENIVFERDKDIDFLYKTYKIRGLLYKKLFEEGAFYVQDKTTVLPCLYLDRFEGNEVLDVCSAPGGKATLTAQLLGGGGRVLCIDRTAEKTRLIGQNARRLGLHNIEIVQCDFLKNCDKIENRLFGKILVDVPCSNTGAWRKRPESRWLFTPSSFRDITGIQKGILIKALSLLAKKGVLVYSTCSVLDIENRDIVLDAISRDRELELTYEKLTLQETGGSEGGYFAAIRRN, via the coding sequence ATGGCATTGGCGTCTTTACAAAAGTCTAGGGCAAAAGCGTTTCATTCGCTTCTTGGGAACAAAAGAAACGCGAAGGGTGTAACAGTAGCGGCGGAAGATGAAAATAGCATAGTTATGCAGGCTTACCTGACAGAGCTTGTGAATAATATCATCAAACAGGAAAAACTGCTGGATTATTATATAGAACGCGTCTCGGGAAGAAAAAAATCCATGCTCGGGAAAGGGCTTCTTACGGCCCTCAGGTTCGGGTTCTATTTTTTGTTATTTGATTCGGAAATGCCGGAGTACGCGGCTGTTAACGAATCGGTTATGCTGTTGAAAGGGAAAAAGGAAAAGGGTTTTTTAAACGCTGTTTTAAGGAAGTATATAAGGGATAAAAGTAAATATGAACTGCCCCGGTCAGGTTCAATTAAAGATATCGCCGTCAGGTTTTCCCATCCGGAATGGTTTGTAAAGTTTGCGGTGGGTAAGTTTGGGCCTGAGAAAGCGATTTCTGTCTTTCAGGCCAACAATTCGGTTCCGCCGGTGTGGCTGAGGCTCAATTTACTGAAATCCGACAGGGAATCCCTGGAGCGGTTACTGAAGAGCGAGAACATCGTTTTCGAGAGGGATAAAGATATAGATTTCCTTTATAAGACGTATAAAATAAGAGGGTTGTTGTATAAAAAACTTTTTGAAGAAGGCGCTTTTTATGTCCAGGATAAAACTACGGTCCTGCCATGTTTGTACCTGGACCGGTTTGAAGGCAATGAGGTCCTGGATGTCTGTTCGGCTCCGGGAGGCAAAGCCACTTTAACGGCGCAACTGCTCGGAGGCGGCGGAAGAGTGCTCTGCATCGACAGGACGGCGGAAAAAACACGGTTAATCGGGCAGAATGCCCGGAGGCTGGGCCTGCATAATATTGAGATTGTTCAATGTGATTTCCTGAAGAATTGTGATAAAATCGAAAATCGATTGTTCGGAAAAATTCTTGTGGATGTCCCTTGCTCGAATACCGGCGCGTGGAGGAAAAGGCCTGAATCGAGGTGGTTGTTTACTCCATCGAGCTTCAGGGACATAACCGGAATTCAAAAGGGAATTCTTATAAAAGCTCTGTCTCTGCTTGCCAAAAAGGGAGTTTTGGTTTATAGTACTTGTTCCGTGCTTGATATAGAAAACAGGGACATCGTCCTGGACGCTATCAGCAGGGACCGGGAATTGGAACTGACATACGAAAAGCTCACACTGCAGGAAACAGGCGGTTCCGAAGGCGGTTATTTCGCGGCTATAAGGAGGAATTAA
- a CDS encoding DUF116 domain-containing protein has translation MFKDLVLRINNYRVRNRKYGFKPSEILVLCPKCLQNPECGKDILSDSGSCCRCGKCSVADVVKISEDMKVNTAFAPGGRLACSYAKDKAYKAVVAVACPFELVAGIIKTFPKPVYAVRNITPKGPCIETKVDPEEIIYGIGVFTKV, from the coding sequence TTGTTTAAGGACCTTGTTCTTCGAATTAATAATTACCGGGTCAGAAACAGGAAATACGGGTTTAAACCTTCGGAGATCCTTGTTCTGTGCCCCAAATGCCTTCAAAACCCGGAATGCGGGAAAGATATCCTGTCGGATTCCGGTTCATGCTGCAGGTGCGGCAAGTGCAGCGTCGCTGATGTGGTAAAGATTTCCGAAGACATGAAAGTTAACACCGCATTTGCCCCCGGCGGCAGGCTGGCATGTTCTTATGCGAAAGATAAGGCGTATAAAGCGGTTGTCGCGGTTGCCTGTCCCTTTGAGCTTGTTGCGGGTATAATAAAAACTTTTCCAAAACCGGTATATGCAGTGCGCAATATAACCCCCAAAGGGCCGTGTATCGAAACGAAAGTGGATCCGGAAGAAATAATTTATGGCATTGGCGTCTTTACAAAAGTCTAG
- the fmt gene encoding methionyl-tRNA formyltransferase, translating to MKIVFMGTPEVAAKCLRKISESGFHISAVFTQPDRPAKRSSGALFSPVKKVALDLGYEVFQPGRVSSGEGRKILENLSADIFVIVAFGEILKKEILDIPPGGCINLHFSLLPEYRGAAPVQWAIIGGEKETGVTVFYINEQVDAGNIIDYRKEEIKSDDTSETLMNRLGDIGADLLVKVLKDIEKGGAECKPQTGRSISKAPKLSKKDGKLDWNKNAVSLDCFIRGVYPWPSAFTHLDVNGRKIMVKIHKAKGVKCDTAGEPGEIIAADKKITVKCPDGCVEIFKLQPEGGKVMDASDFINGYHIKPGDKFV from the coding sequence ATGAAAATAGTTTTTATGGGAACGCCTGAAGTTGCGGCAAAATGCCTTCGGAAAATTTCCGAATCCGGTTTTCATATATCCGCTGTCTTTACACAGCCTGACCGGCCGGCTAAAAGAAGCTCGGGAGCGCTGTTTTCCCCTGTGAAGAAAGTTGCCCTTGATTTAGGGTATGAAGTATTTCAGCCCGGAAGAGTCTCTTCCGGAGAAGGCAGAAAAATACTCGAAAACCTTTCTGCCGATATTTTCGTTATAGTGGCTTTCGGTGAAATCCTCAAAAAGGAAATCCTTGATATACCGCCCGGAGGATGCATCAACCTCCATTTTTCGCTCTTGCCGGAATACAGGGGGGCTGCCCCGGTGCAGTGGGCGATAATCGGAGGGGAGAAGGAAACGGGGGTTACGGTTTTTTATATTAACGAGCAGGTTGATGCCGGTAATATCATTGATTACAGGAAGGAAGAGATTAAAAGTGACGATACTTCTGAGACCCTGATGAACAGGCTGGGGGATATCGGGGCTGATTTGCTTGTGAAAGTTCTGAAAGATATCGAAAAAGGCGGCGCTGAATGCAAGCCCCAGACCGGCCGAAGCATTTCAAAAGCTCCGAAATTATCAAAAAAAGACGGCAAACTGGATTGGAATAAAAATGCCGTTTCTCTTGACTGTTTTATAAGAGGTGTATATCCATGGCCTTCGGCTTTTACTCATCTTGATGTTAACGGCAGGAAAATAATGGTTAAAATCCATAAGGCAAAAGGCGTAAAGTGCGATACGGCAGGAGAGCCGGGGGAGATAATCGCCGCGGATAAAAAAATAACCGTAAAATGCCCGGATGGCTGTGTTGAAATATTTAAACTCCAGCCGGAAGGCGGAAAAGTTATGGACGCTTCCGATTTCATCAATGGTTACCACATAAAGCCCGGAGATAAATTTGTTTAA
- a CDS encoding DUF1189 domain-containing protein: MRIFKDFFRSLYDFSVYREIFDRKKYQIGYLIFLVCLFNLFYIPSNAYRHYLWTEGFRDWILRNIPSFSITSGALSGPELKNGIIYEDDKAAISFNMPEGDNALNKGNVMAADKDKVLFKLDRKETEIQKSFSLSFIHIVSVVMKAVDIHPAKSDMSGGTYSFSGIKDFSFDSGILQRFLGALYLGMVAMSSVFSVLVSACLILLMTVISANFTRNAEKANNIKLEFVNVFNLCLFAMGPVVVVLCMIFSLGLNRDDIFFYELLLAAIIYLYFLNGGLRAAVNRK; the protein is encoded by the coding sequence ATGCGTATATTTAAGGATTTTTTCAGATCATTGTATGATTTCTCGGTTTACAGGGAAATTTTTGACAGGAAAAAATATCAGATAGGTTATCTTATCTTTCTGGTTTGCCTGTTCAATCTTTTTTATATCCCTTCCAACGCTTACAGGCATTATCTCTGGACCGAAGGGTTCCGGGACTGGATTCTGCGGAATATCCCTTCATTTTCGATTACGTCCGGCGCTCTTTCCGGCCCTGAGCTCAAAAACGGGATTATATACGAGGATGATAAGGCGGCAATCTCTTTTAATATGCCGGAAGGCGATAATGCTCTGAACAAGGGTAATGTTATGGCCGCAGACAAAGATAAAGTTTTGTTTAAACTTGACAGAAAAGAAACTGAAATCCAGAAATCTTTCTCTTTATCTTTCATTCATATAGTTTCCGTCGTGATGAAGGCTGTAGACATCCATCCCGCGAAAAGTGATATGTCCGGCGGAACTTATTCTTTCTCCGGCATAAAGGATTTTTCGTTTGACTCCGGTATCCTGCAAAGGTTTCTCGGCGCGCTATACCTGGGAATGGTTGCAATGAGCTCGGTTTTCAGTGTGCTGGTTTCCGCCTGCCTGATACTTTTAATGACTGTTATAAGCGCTAATTTTACACGGAACGCGGAAAAAGCCAATAATATCAAATTAGAGTTTGTGAATGTGTTTAATCTCTGCCTGTTCGCTATGGGTCCTGTTGTTGTAGTATTATGTATGATTTTTTCCCTGGGTTTGAACCGGGATGATATTTTCTTTTACGAGCTTTTATTGGCAGCGATAATTTATCTTTATTTCCTGAACGGCGGTTTAAGGGCCGCTGTTAACAGAAAATAA
- a CDS encoding tetratricopeptide repeat protein yields MVELKEPEPSRQALMLYNKGMDAFNKGNIDYAVTLFISAVKDSPGFVKARNILRLAEFKKFQSKFEIVKKIITFITTLPLQISMSVELQKKNWRGVMSKAEDILKHNPKNVSVLMQLANAAEMSEEDGMILTAIDSYEKARKIKPKNAVVLKTLARIYRAIGDLDRARACFEEILRYYPTDKDINKGLKDLAALGTIARGGLDDTSTYRTKIRDGEKAEILEKEAKMVKTEEDIELLIANAEKQLQMQPESINIHRKLSDLYVENEEFDKAINMLEAAARLDKGDISIKREIANVTIKRFDKEIRDIENKLLKTPDSGELQFELKRIKNNKNSFILKDLSEKVAQYPNDMTLRYDLGSIYLKLGEYDKAVAEFQLAVRNPQRRTRAMNFLGLCFQAKKMYDMAINQFQKAIQSLKEMDALKKEVIYNLGTTYEKMQDWDKAIEHFKQIYEVDINYKNISQKIEHAYKEKSSDKK; encoded by the coding sequence ATGGTAGAACTCAAAGAACCGGAACCGAGCCGTCAGGCCTTAATGCTTTATAATAAAGGAATGGACGCATTTAACAAGGGCAATATAGATTATGCCGTAACTCTTTTTATTTCAGCCGTAAAAGACTCCCCGGGTTTTGTCAAGGCCAGGAATATACTCAGGCTGGCTGAATTCAAAAAATTCCAGTCTAAATTTGAGATTGTAAAAAAAATAATCACTTTTATCACTACACTGCCTCTGCAGATATCTATGTCGGTTGAACTCCAGAAAAAAAACTGGAGGGGCGTGATGTCAAAAGCCGAAGACATACTGAAGCATAACCCTAAAAATGTTTCTGTCCTTATGCAGCTCGCGAACGCCGCCGAAATGAGCGAAGAGGACGGGATGATACTAACAGCAATAGATTCCTACGAAAAAGCGAGGAAAATCAAACCGAAAAATGCAGTAGTCCTGAAAACCCTGGCAAGGATATACAGGGCAATAGGAGACCTTGACAGAGCCCGCGCCTGTTTTGAAGAAATTTTAAGATATTACCCCACAGACAAAGATATAAATAAAGGACTAAAGGACCTTGCCGCGCTTGGGACTATCGCCAGGGGCGGCCTTGACGATACAAGCACATACAGGACAAAAATCAGGGATGGAGAAAAAGCGGAAATCCTTGAAAAAGAAGCTAAAATGGTCAAGACGGAAGAGGACATAGAATTACTTATCGCAAATGCCGAAAAACAGCTCCAGATGCAGCCTGAAAGCATTAACATCCACAGGAAACTTTCGGATCTTTATGTGGAAAACGAAGAGTTCGACAAAGCAATCAATATGCTTGAAGCCGCCGCGCGGCTTGATAAAGGCGATATCTCAATTAAACGGGAAATAGCAAATGTTACCATTAAGCGCTTCGACAAAGAAATAAGAGACATTGAAAATAAACTGCTGAAGACCCCCGACAGCGGCGAGCTGCAATTCGAATTAAAACGCATAAAAAACAACAAGAACAGCTTTATTCTCAAAGACCTTAGCGAAAAAGTGGCTCAATATCCCAATGATATGACTTTGAGGTATGACCTCGGAAGTATCTACTTAAAACTCGGGGAATATGATAAAGCCGTAGCAGAGTTCCAGCTTGCCGTCAGGAACCCGCAGAGAAGAACACGGGCAATGAATTTTCTGGGATTATGCTTCCAGGCCAAGAAAATGTATGATATGGCAATAAACCAGTTCCAAAAAGCTATTCAGAGCCTGAAAGAGATGGACGCCCTGAAAAAAGAAGTTATTTATAACCTGGGCACCACTTATGAAAAAATGCAGGACTGGGATAAAGCCATTGAACATTTTAAGCAAATATATGAAGTTGACATAAACTACAAGAATATTTCACAAAAAATCGAACACGCCTATAAGGAAAAAAGTTCAGACAAAAAGTGA
- a CDS encoding MlaD family protein, whose product MAEYYKNEIKTGLMVIICLVLLIFLITSVGDFHFFEKPYEINVLFSSVSKLEEDSPVTYAGDSIGKVTNIRILTPDEREKYCKLYDKKYNCEVTLQVNYGIHIEEDALPRIETMGFLGSKYINFSPGSRDTAFLKAGDKILGLESIEMGTLLEEVQVKLHTLGEKVEGLLDSSKKLINDADLMLAENKEDIRSTVQEIRTSARNINSITKKIDDDIGDIMDNTKIFTAKIADKPNSIVWGYKDKGDHPSVDRDLGRPGGSDRRVTPGRTSPRTSENTDESMNQGYLMGN is encoded by the coding sequence ATGGCTGAGTATTATAAGAACGAAATAAAAACCGGATTAATGGTCATTATCTGTTTAGTCCTGCTGATTTTTCTTATAACATCGGTGGGGGATTTCCACTTTTTCGAAAAACCGTATGAAATCAACGTGCTTTTTTCCTCTGTCAGCAAACTTGAGGAAGATTCTCCCGTGACATATGCGGGGGATAGCATAGGAAAAGTTACCAATATCAGGATCCTGACTCCGGATGAGAGGGAAAAATATTGTAAGCTGTACGATAAAAAATATAATTGCGAAGTAACCCTGCAGGTTAATTACGGCATCCACATAGAAGAGGATGCCTTGCCGAGGATAGAGACAATGGGATTTCTGGGAAGCAAATATATAAATTTCTCTCCCGGAAGCAGGGACACGGCTTTTCTTAAAGCCGGCGATAAAATACTGGGGTTGGAATCAATAGAGATGGGAACCTTGCTTGAAGAGGTCCAGGTTAAATTGCATACTCTCGGTGAAAAGGTGGAAGGGCTCCTGGATTCATCAAAGAAACTTATTAATGATGCGGACTTGATGTTAGCGGAAAACAAAGAAGATATAAGGAGTACGGTTCAGGAAATCAGAACCAGCGCCCGTAATATTAATAGCATAACAAAGAAAATAGATGATGATATAGGCGATATAATGGATAATACAAAGATTTTCACCGCTAAAATAGCCGATAAGCCTAATTCCATTGTCTGGGGTTACAAAGACAAAGGCGACCATCCTTCCGTTGACAGGGACCTCGGCAGGCCAGGCGGCAGCGACAGGAGAGTTACTCCCGGCAGGACATCCCCGAGGACAAGCGAAAATACGGATGAGTCCATGAACCAGGGGTATTTGATGGGTAATTAA
- a CDS encoding phosphopantothenoylcysteine decarboxylase, which produces MKVLLAGGPTREYIDAVRFITNRSSGKMTKALIDALLKNKHKVTAVLGPCNIDCPESVKVIGVETSGEMKNSVMREVRRADAVVMCAAVADYTPVKMSAGKIKKNGSFLTLKLKRTPDILSELGGKYGKSRVIVGFAAETDKIEENALKKLKNKRCDMIIANKVGRKGPGFDSGMIDAVILFKGGRKNRIGKISKNRLGYIIVKEIEKLNEAGK; this is translated from the coding sequence ATGAAAGTTCTTCTGGCCGGAGGGCCCACAAGGGAATATATTGATGCTGTCAGGTTTATTACCAACAGGTCTTCGGGCAAGATGACGAAGGCCCTGATAGACGCTCTTTTAAAAAATAAACATAAAGTAACGGCTGTACTGGGGCCCTGTAATATTGATTGTCCGGAAAGCGTTAAAGTTATCGGTGTCGAAACGTCCGGGGAAATGAAAAACAGCGTTATGAGGGAAGTCAGGCGCGCCGACGCGGTGGTTATGTGCGCCGCTGTCGCGGATTACACCCCTGTTAAGATGTCAGCCGGCAAAATTAAAAAGAACGGGAGTTTCCTGACGTTAAAACTGAAGAGGACGCCCGATATACTTTCCGAACTTGGCGGGAAATACGGAAAGAGCAGGGTCATAGTGGGTTTTGCGGCTGAAACGGATAAAATTGAAGAAAACGCGCTGAAGAAGCTTAAAAACAAGAGATGTGATATGATTATTGCGAATAAAGTCGGGAGAAAAGGCCCCGGCTTTGATTCCGGCATGATAGACGCGGTTATCCTGTTTAAAGGCGGCCGCAAAAATCGAATTGGAAAAATATCGAAAAATAGATTAGGATATATTATTGTTAAAGAAATTGAAAAACTGAACGAAGCTGGGAAATAA
- the rpoZ gene encoding DNA-directed RNA polymerase subunit omega, with protein sequence MEKVSYDNLPEGIGSHYELIILAAKRAQALSDGARPLVENTRKRKHIDIALEEIKKGKIVNAAKLGKQKDIKK encoded by the coding sequence ATGGAAAAAGTCAGTTATGATAATTTGCCTGAAGGTATCGGAAGCCACTACGAATTAATAATTTTAGCTGCTAAAAGAGCTCAGGCTCTCTCCGACGGCGCCCGGCCTTTGGTTGAAAATACGAGGAAGAGAAAACACATTGATATAGCCTTGGAAGAGATTAAAAAAGGTAAAATAGTAAATGCGGCAAAGCTCGGTAAACAAAAAGACATTAAAAAATAA
- the gmk gene encoding guanylate kinase, producing the protein MSNKGLLIVLSAPSGAGKSTICREYLRKNPRAVYSVSFTTRAPRKGEKNGVDYFFVTDDKFRKMLKKNAFLEHADVFGRKYGTSRAVIENALKKGKDVLLDIDVQGAVQLMSRVKGVFIFVLPPSRTALAARLKGRKTDGKNEILKRLKIAKKEISYIDRYDYVIINNKLSESLSLMQSIIKAEKCGVKNNISFIKKFKRDFLY; encoded by the coding sequence ATGTCGAATAAAGGTTTGCTTATAGTCCTGTCGGCGCCCTCGGGAGCCGGCAAGTCCACTATCTGCCGGGAATACCTGCGGAAAAACCCCCGCGCGGTTTATTCTGTTTCCTTTACCACAAGGGCTCCCAGAAAAGGCGAGAAAAACGGGGTAGACTATTTTTTTGTTACGGACGATAAATTCAGGAAGATGCTGAAGAAAAACGCTTTTCTGGAGCATGCCGATGTTTTCGGGCGCAAATACGGCACAAGCCGCGCGGTCATAGAAAACGCGTTAAAAAAAGGGAAAGATGTTTTGCTGGATATTGATGTTCAGGGCGCGGTCCAGCTGATGAGCAGGGTAAAAGGGGTATTTATTTTTGTTCTTCCTCCATCCAGAACGGCTCTTGCGGCGCGGCTCAAAGGCAGAAAAACCGACGGGAAAAATGAGATTTTGAAAAGGCTTAAAATAGCGAAAAAAGAAATATCTTATATAGACAGATATGATTATGTTATAATAAACAATAAGCTTTCTGAATCCTTGTCGTTGATGCAATCCATAATAAAGGCTGAGAAGTGCGGCGTTAAGAACAACATTTCCTTCATTAAGAAATTCAAGAGGGATTTCTTATACTAA
- a CDS encoding YicC family protein, producing the protein MFMSMTGYGFSEADTSIGKISVEISGYNKKGLELNINIPRSFCRIEKDIRAELSRYLYRGKLDINVYLRPASKYTAYPEINIVAAKQFISKLKKAAGILNIAPDFCMADLMNLRELTYTSYKRIPEKEILMSLKPVLKKALTLFMKMRMEEGKNLYRDVNSRVKGLTKILKKIKSNSNIALKSYREKILHNLKRIDKNVNDERIIKEIAFYAEKCDISEEITRIESHFSQFGALMARKGEVGRSMDFMIQELFREINTIGSKANDYRISSNVINFKAELEKIREQIQNVE; encoded by the coding sequence ATGTTTATGAGTATGACAGGGTACGGTTTCAGCGAAGCGGATACTTCAATAGGGAAAATATCCGTGGAAATTTCAGGCTATAATAAAAAGGGACTTGAATTAAATATAAACATTCCGCGCTCATTCTGCCGGATAGAGAAAGATATAAGAGCGGAATTATCCAGATATCTTTACCGGGGGAAATTGGATATTAACGTTTATCTCAGGCCGGCTTCGAAATATACGGCGTATCCCGAAATAAATATTGTCGCCGCGAAACAGTTCATATCAAAACTTAAAAAAGCGGCGGGTATTTTAAATATAGCCCCCGATTTCTGTATGGCCGACCTGATGAACCTCAGAGAACTTACATATACTTCGTATAAAAGAATACCTGAAAAAGAAATTCTGATGTCTTTGAAACCGGTGTTGAAAAAGGCTCTTACCCTGTTTATGAAGATGAGAATGGAAGAAGGGAAAAACCTTTACAGGGATGTAAATTCGAGGGTTAAGGGCTTAACTAAGATTTTAAAAAAAATTAAAAGCAATTCAAATATAGCCCTTAAATCATACAGGGAGAAAATATTGCATAATCTGAAGCGTATAGACAAAAATGTTAATGACGAGAGAATCATAAAGGAAATAGCTTTCTACGCCGAAAAATGCGATATTTCCGAAGAAATAACCAGGATTGAAAGCCACTTTTCGCAGTTCGGCGCATTAATGGCGCGAAAAGGCGAAGTAGGCAGGTCTATGGATTTTATGATTCAGGAATTGTTCAGGGAAATAAATACTATCGGCTCAAAAGCGAATGATTACAGGATTTCATCCAATGTAATAAATTTTAAAGCGGAACTTGAAAAGATCAGGGAGCAGATACAAAATGTCGAATAA
- the pyrE gene encoding orotate phosphoribosyltransferase encodes MDSEKLIKKLLETGALLEGHFELTSGLHSNKYFQCALLLQNPEISTELGQKIKDLFADSKVDLVAGPAVGGIIIAHEVARAFGVKSVFTERVNGKMALRRGFSIKKGQKVLLVEDVITTGGSILELVSIFKEAGAEVIGIGSIVDRSGGKISFPVHFRPLLSLQVESYRPQDCPLCVKGGKAEKPGSRNLNRE; translated from the coding sequence ATGGACAGTGAAAAACTTATAAAGAAACTCCTTGAAACAGGAGCCCTTCTGGAAGGGCATTTTGAACTTACAAGCGGGCTTCACAGCAATAAATATTTCCAGTGCGCTTTACTTCTTCAGAACCCGGAAATTTCGACAGAACTCGGGCAAAAAATAAAGGATTTGTTCGCTGACAGCAAAGTGGACCTTGTAGCCGGCCCTGCGGTCGGAGGTATAATAATAGCCCATGAAGTTGCCCGCGCCTTTGGGGTCAAATCGGTATTTACGGAGAGAGTGAACGGTAAGATGGCCCTGAGAAGGGGTTTCAGCATAAAAAAAGGCCAGAAAGTGCTTCTTGTTGAAGATGTTATTACGACCGGCGGCTCTATACTCGAACTGGTTTCTATTTTTAAAGAAGCCGGAGCCGAAGTCATAGGAATCGGGTCTATAGTTGACAGAAGCGGCGGTAAAATCAGTTTTCCGGTCCATTTCAGGCCTCTATTGTCTTTGCAAGTCGAGAGTTACCGGCCTCAGGATTGCCCTCTTTGCGTAAAGGGCGGCAAGGCCGAAAAACCGGGAAGCAGAAACCTTAACAGGGAATGA